The following coding sequences are from one Haploplasma axanthum window:
- a CDS encoding DUF3137 domain-containing protein — MSLYTELEEKRVILFEQYKKNRNKSYMFAIIGFVVAAVVVYIMSQTGNYDNSTSVIIILLVIIGITAIPFSIYNKKAKDLKKNFDNTIKNEIVNIVLKETLEDSSYNPQGYVPIETINSAGLVRRPDRFSGEDLITGSYNGVKFQVSDVDLKERHETRTKNGTIVTYRTYFKGRWYVYEFSKNFKQVLKIVERNSGTNTRALKKFETEMLEFNKKFSIYGSDEQFFYYVVNPYLIERLLILENQHRGSIYYCINNNKLHIGINDNSDSLEVDFSVPINEQTLKRFTEDIVLIKTIIEEFRLDDIKFTE, encoded by the coding sequence ATGAGTTTATATACAGAGTTAGAAGAAAAAAGAGTTATTTTATTTGAACAATATAAAAAGAATCGTAATAAATCATATATGTTTGCCATAATTGGATTTGTTGTTGCTGCGGTTGTCGTTTATATAATGTCGCAAACGGGAAATTATGATAATTCAACTAGCGTTATAATTATACTATTAGTTATAATTGGAATAACAGCAATCCCATTTTCTATTTACAATAAAAAAGCAAAAGATTTAAAGAAAAATTTTGACAATACAATCAAAAATGAAATTGTCAACATAGTTTTAAAAGAAACGCTTGAAGATAGTTCATATAATCCACAAGGCTATGTTCCGATTGAAACAATCAATTCAGCAGGTCTAGTTAGAAGACCAGATCGATTTAGCGGTGAAGATTTAATAACAGGAAGTTACAATGGAGTTAAGTTTCAAGTTTCTGATGTTGATTTAAAAGAACGTCATGAAACAAGAACTAAGAATGGAACAATTGTTACATATCGAACTTATTTTAAAGGCCGTTGGTATGTATATGAGTTTTCTAAAAACTTTAAGCAAGTTTTAAAAATCGTTGAAAGAAATTCAGGTACAAATACAAGAGCGCTTAAAAAGTTTGAAACTGAGATGCTTGAATTCAATAAAAAGTTTTCGATTTATGGATCAGATGAACAGTTTTTCTATTATGTTGTAAATCCATATTTAATAGAAAGATTATTAATATTAGAAAATCAACATCGTGGATCAATATATTATTGTATAAATAACAATAAACTTCATATTGGTATTAATGATAATAGTGATTCATTGGAAGTGGACTTTAGTGTTCCAATTAATGAACAAACGTTAAAACGTTTTACTGAAGATATTGTTTTGATAAAAACAATTATTGAAGAATTTCGTTTAGATGATATAAAATTTACAGAATAG